The following proteins come from a genomic window of Microtus pennsylvanicus isolate mMicPen1 chromosome 22, mMicPen1.hap1, whole genome shotgun sequence:
- the LOC142839940 gene encoding 10 kDa heat shock protein, mitochondrial isoform X2 encodes MAGQAFRKFLPLFDRVLVERSAAETVTKGGIMLPEKSQGKVLQATVVAVGSGAKGKGGEIQPVSVKVGDKVLLPEYGGTKVVLDDKDYFLFRDGDILGKYVD; translated from the exons ATG GCTGGACAGGCGTTCCGAAAGTTTCTCCCGCTCTTTGACAGAGTCTTGGTTGAAAGGAGTGCCGCCGAAACGGTGACCAAAGGTGGCATCATGCTTCCAGAAAAGTCGCAAGGGAAAGTACTGCAAGCAACGGTAGTGGCCGTGGGATCAGGCGCGAAAGGAAAG GGTGGAGAGATTCAACCCGTCAGCGTGAAGGTTGGAGACAAAGTTCTCCTCCCAGAGTACGGAGGTACCAAAGTCGTTCTAGACGACAAG GATTATTTCTTATTTAGAGACGGTGACATTCTTGGAAAGTACGTGGACTGA